The following proteins are co-located in the Dyadobacter chenwenxiniae genome:
- a CDS encoding META domain-containing protein has protein sequence MKHTISFISFLMLLGLTAFQCSDSNADGEQRVCCAMLPCSDVASLSGTWRLAGYQNNISGIMDNDPDTEGRGVVFTFTDSGKEGKITGHTVANEIEGAYTISSACELTIETFGGTKVGEPGWSGKAWLVSGATGSYKRNGNQLILGFQNGAYRMIFKKQ, from the coding sequence ATGAAGCATACCATTTCATTTATTTCGTTCCTGATGCTGTTAGGATTAACGGCATTTCAATGTTCCGATTCGAATGCAGACGGCGAACAACGGGTCTGCTGCGCAATGCTGCCCTGCAGCGACGTGGCCTCCCTCAGCGGCACATGGCGGCTGGCTGGTTACCAGAACAACATCAGTGGAATAATGGACAATGATCCTGATACCGAAGGCAGAGGGGTTGTTTTCACATTTACGGATTCAGGCAAAGAAGGCAAAATCACCGGGCACACAGTTGCCAATGAAATTGAGGGAGCTTACACAATCTCATCAGCATGCGAATTGACAATAGAAACATTCGGTGGAACAAAAGTGGGTGAACCGGGATGGAGCGGCAAAGCCTGGCTCGTGTCGGGAGCCACAGGAAGTTATAAGCGGAATGGCAATCAGCTGATTCTGGGTTTTCAGAACGGTGCATATCGCATGATCTTCAAGAAGCAATAA
- a CDS encoding glycosyltransferase family protein, producing MKILFLVQGEGRGHLTQAISMSQILRNAGHEIAAAMVGVSPGRVIPVFFEEQISAPVFHFSAPNIVYNSKVAGINLKATVYNLFKNHAEYLAGLRLINKTIEDIQPDLIISFYETFSGIYNVLYRSKIPMVCIAHQYLLLHPWFIFPKNSKINQLIINLNSKFTSWHSAKRLALSFREIESRNDLKITVVPPLLRREVVNMKAVSEDFFLVYMTHHSLSKQIIEWHLAHPEVRLHCFWDKTEVSDEFVFDETLTFHRIHSEKYMQMLASCTALVTTAGFESVCEAMYLGKPVMMVPVPNHFEQECNAMDGVISGAGVTSKTFDLSIILDYLPKHIDQSQKFRSWYHRGEAMFLKEIEAFGEQNKVIAS from the coding sequence ATGAAAATCCTCTTTCTTGTTCAGGGAGAAGGGCGCGGGCACCTAACCCAGGCCATTTCTATGAGCCAGATTTTACGGAATGCGGGCCATGAAATAGCGGCAGCAATGGTGGGTGTTTCGCCAGGACGAGTTATTCCGGTTTTTTTTGAAGAACAAATATCAGCACCGGTTTTTCATTTTTCTGCACCCAACATTGTTTACAATAGCAAGGTCGCGGGAATCAATCTGAAAGCTACAGTATATAATTTATTCAAAAACCACGCTGAATATTTAGCTGGATTGCGTCTGATAAATAAGACCATTGAAGACATTCAGCCGGATTTGATCATTAGTTTTTACGAAACATTCAGCGGCATATATAATGTGCTGTATCGTTCCAAAATTCCGATGGTTTGCATTGCGCATCAATATCTTCTGCTCCACCCATGGTTCATTTTCCCTAAGAACAGTAAGATAAACCAGCTGATTATCAACTTAAACTCCAAATTTACTTCTTGGCATTCTGCGAAGCGCCTGGCATTGTCGTTCCGGGAAATCGAGTCCCGAAATGATCTCAAAATAACCGTCGTTCCACCATTGCTGCGACGTGAGGTTGTCAATATGAAGGCTGTTAGCGAGGATTTCTTTCTGGTTTACATGACGCACCACAGCCTCAGCAAGCAAATCATCGAATGGCATCTCGCTCATCCGGAGGTTCGGCTGCATTGTTTCTGGGATAAAACGGAGGTTTCCGACGAGTTTGTTTTTGATGAAACACTAACTTTTCATCGCATCCACAGTGAAAAATACATGCAGATGCTTGCCAGCTGCACTGCACTTGTTACTACGGCAGGTTTTGAATCGGTTTGTGAGGCCATGTATCTGGGTAAACCCGTTATGATGGTGCCTGTTCCCAATCATTTTGAGCAAGAATGCAATGCCATGGACGGCGTAATCTCCGGTGCGGGGGTTACTTCAAAAACTTTCGATCTGTCGATAATCCTTGACTATTTGCCAAAACATATTGACCAATCTCAAAAATTCCGCTCCTGGTATCACCGTGGAGAAGCGATGTTTCTTAAAGAAATTGAGGCTTTTGGCGAACAAAATAAGGTTATTGCTTCTTGA
- a CDS encoding UDP-2,3-diacylglucosamine diphosphatase yields MGETTHFRTIIISDLHLGAGGSKAEEVTNFLKSYSCKKLILNGDIIDAWQLKKYGVWKRKHTMFFKRVLKMIEENKTKVIYIRGNHDDFLDQIIPLRLGKHFQIRKDYILTSGSQRYYITHGDVFDSITTHLKWLAYLGDMGYTFLLWVNKLYNKYRAWRGLSYYSLSQRIKQSVKMAVNYMTDFEEKLTELARSRNCDGVICGHIHHPAIREIDGIMYMNSGDWVETLSALVEDFEGNWSLLYYDQHTVQEKGFSKKAAPKAIIEDFPGSIQKQVAFSSLLPGKNQQFL; encoded by the coding sequence ATGGGAGAAACAACTCACTTTCGAACAATCATCATTTCTGACTTACACCTCGGGGCAGGTGGTTCGAAGGCAGAAGAAGTTACAAATTTTTTGAAAAGCTATTCCTGCAAAAAGCTTATCCTGAACGGCGACATTATCGACGCCTGGCAGTTGAAAAAATACGGGGTCTGGAAACGGAAGCATACGATGTTTTTCAAACGGGTTTTGAAAATGATCGAGGAAAACAAAACCAAAGTGATCTACATCCGCGGCAATCACGATGATTTTCTGGATCAAATCATTCCCCTAAGGCTTGGAAAGCACTTTCAGATTCGAAAAGACTACATTCTCACCTCAGGTTCTCAACGATATTACATTACACACGGCGACGTTTTTGACTCCATCACAACCCATTTGAAATGGCTCGCTTACCTCGGTGATATGGGTTACACTTTCCTTTTGTGGGTTAATAAGCTGTACAACAAATATCGGGCATGGCGCGGATTGTCGTATTATTCGCTTTCACAGCGCATTAAGCAGTCTGTGAAAATGGCTGTTAATTACATGACCGACTTCGAAGAAAAGCTTACCGAGCTGGCCCGTTCCAGAAATTGCGATGGCGTGATCTGCGGGCATATTCACCACCCAGCCATCCGGGAAATAGACGGCATCATGTACATGAATTCCGGCGATTGGGTGGAAACATTGAGCGCGTTGGTTGAAGATTTCGAAGGAAACTGGAGTTTGCTTTATTACGACCAGCACACGGTTCAGGAGAAAGGGTTTTCGAAAAAAGCGGCTCCTAAGGCGATCATTGAAGACTTTCCCGGCAGCATTCAAAAGCAGGTTGCATTTTCAAGCTTGCTCCCCGGGAAAAACCAGCAATTCCTATGA